The following proteins are encoded in a genomic region of Hippocampus zosterae strain Florida chromosome 2, ASM2543408v3, whole genome shotgun sequence:
- the LOC127596594 gene encoding transcription factor HES-2-like, protein MSPNVTCDPLPSFSPRPTVAKRKEAHELRKTMKPLVEKRRRARINDSLNHLKELIVPLTGKDKSRNSKLEKADILEMTVRFLSDIPPVQNKHSTDSYKEGYQACLQRVSALLPKSGLEPDAARQVTDFIQRSMVANVNRQCLNCCGQSSAAHIQQRLLRLKSSLGPKPESALPPGRARSVPQHNSAPMWRPW, encoded by the exons ATGTCTCCAAACGTAACTTGTGACCCTCTGCCATCATTTTCTCCGAGGCCCACcgtggccaaaagaaaagaagcccATGAGCTCAGAAAG ACGATGAAACCGTTGGTGGAAAAAAGAAGGCGCGCACGCATCAACGACAGCCTGAATCACTTGAAAGAGCTGATTGTGCCACTCACCGGCAAAGAT AAGAGTCGTAACTCAAAGCTGGAGAAAGCAGACATCCTGGAGATGACTGTGCGGTTCCTCAGTGACATCCCCCCTGTCCAAAACAAAC ATTCCACAGATAGTTACAAAGAGGGCTACCAAGCTTGCCTCCAGCGCGTCTCTGCGCTCCTTCCCAAAAGCGGCCTCGAGCCCGACGCCGCCCGGCAGGTGACCGACTTCATCCAGCGGTCCATGGTGGCCAACGTCAACCGGCAATGCCTCAACTGCTGCGGCCAGAGCTCCGCGGCACACATCCAGCAGAGACTCCTTAGGCTCAAGTCCAGCCTGGGCCCCAAACCAGAGAGCGCGCTGCCCCCGGGCAGAGCTCGCTCAGTTCCACAGCACAACAGCGCCCCCATGTGGAGACCCTGGTAG
- the hes2.1 gene encoding transcription factor HES-2.1: MSPSIPSEASQPLPASSTVAQRKQAHELRKTLKPLLEKRRRARINDSLNHLKSLILPLVGKDNARYSKLEKADVLEMTVRFLRDLPASPAKDPAESYREGYKECLQRVSALLPHSSLNQDACERVSDFVRRSMSATVNPSCLNCCAQTSRALPHIQQRLLSLKSGLNSTRAESQPQSPPVVPAQQVPPAVSADMWRPW, translated from the exons ATGAGTCCAAGCATCCCTTCCGAGGCCAGCCAGCCTCTCCCCGCTAGTTCCACCGTGGCCCAGAGGAAACAAGCCCACGAGCTCAGAAAG actCTCAAGCCGCTGTTGGAGAAGAGAAGACGCGCTCGTATTAATGACAGTCTGAACCATTTGAAGAGTCTCATTCTGCCCCTGGTTGGCAAAGACAACGCGCGCTACTCCAAGCTGGAGAAAGCGGACGTTCTGGAAATGACCGTCCGCTTCCTCAGGGACCTTCCAGCATCTCCCGCAAAAG ACCCCGCAGAAAGTTACCGAGAAGGTTACAAAGAGTGCCTCCAGCGGGTCTCGGCTCTGCTCCCTCATAGCAGCCTCAACCAGGACGCATGCGAGCGGGTCAGTGACTTTGTGCGGCGCTCCATGTCCGCCACGGTCAACCCGTCCTGCCTCAACTGCTGCGCGCAGACCTCCAGGGCTCTCCCCCACATCCAACAGAGGCTGCTGAGCCTCAAGTCCGGCTTGAACTCCACGAGGGCCGAGAGCCAGCCTCAATCTCCGCCGGTGGTCCCGGCGCAACAAGTCCCTCCTGCCGTCAGCGCTGACATGTGGAGGCCCTGGTAG